One Asterias rubens chromosome 1, eAstRub1.3, whole genome shotgun sequence genomic region harbors:
- the LOC117288865 gene encoding short-chain collagen C4-like, producing the protein MTSMKKLSGFPSLDRSEMLVPSERRGQLWRWFIAGTLLNLCITAALVGLTTFYFSTELQSVRVQMESHGERLALLEKIPLPTSHNDVPGALDELLSRQRRRRDAASSMDYGYGPGVRDDSNASSALVPNSDRPLMTRPCRDGRDGRDGMDGRDGRQGDSGVAGPPGEKGETGLQGEAGPRGMKGDPGDIGSPDTSTNPAGGPTYIRWGRTTCPEHEGTEFVYQGFGSGAASTHKGGSSDFLCIPSTPDWADTFNDAGNSHSYLYGMEYEVASFDPFSHENAEFINQRDVPCAVCRLTNRGTHLLIPAKRECPQNWTQEYQGFLMSGLYSSEQRSQAVCVDEAPEVIPSSQASSAGALLYIMEIQCGSIPCPPYVQLREVTCTVCSV; encoded by the exons ATGACGTCCATGAAGAAGTTGTCTGGCTTTCCATCGCTTGATAGAAGTGAAATGCTTGTTCCATCTGAGAGACGTGGACAGCTTTGGCGATGGTTTATTGCTGGAACGCTGCTCAACCTGTGCATCACCGCTGCGTTGGTTGGCTTAACGACGTTCTACTTCAGCACGGAGTTGCAGTCCGTTAgg GTCCAGATGGAATCTCACGGAGAGCGTCTGGCATTATTGGAGAAAATTCCTCTACCAACAAGCCACAACGATGTGCCAGGCGCACTCGATGAGCTCTTGTCGAGACAGAGACGACGCCGGGACGCAGCTTCGTCCATGGACTACGGATACGGGCCCGGTGTTAGAGATGACTCGAACGCCTCGTCAGCGCTCGTACCGAACTCAG ATCGACCACTTATGACAAGACCTTGTCGTGACGGGCGGGATGGAAGGGATGGTATGGATGGACGGGACGGGAGGCAAGGAGATTCGGGCGTGGCAGGTCCACCGGGAGAAAAG GGTGAAACAGGCCTGCAGGGAGAAGCCGGACCACGGGGCATGAAAGGGGACCCCGGTGACATTGGTTCACCCGATACTA GCACCAATCCAGCAGGAGGACCTACTTACATCCGATGGGGGCGCACTACTTGTCCAGAACATGAAGGCACTGAGTTTGTGTATCAAG GATTTGGATCCGGAGCAGCTTCCACACATAAGGGTGGATCTTCCGACTTCTTGTGCATTCCTTCTACTCCGGATTGGGCTGACACTTTCAACGATGCAGGAAACTCCCACTCCTATCTGTATGGAATGGAGTACGAAGTAGCATCATTTGACCCATTCTCACACGAAAATGCCGAGTTTATCAACCAGCGTGACGTACCGTGTGCAGTGTGCCGTCTCACAAACCGTGGAACACATCTTCTGATTCCGGCTAAGAGAGAATGCCCCCAGAACTGGACCCAAGAATATCAAGGCTTCCTCATGTCCGGACTCTACAGCAGTGAGCAGCGCAGCCAGGCGGTGTGTGTAGATGAAGCACCCGAGGTTATCCCCAGTAGTCAAGCCAGTAGCGCCGGGGCGCTGCTTTACATCATGGAAATTCAGTGTGGCTCAATCCCATGTCCCCCATACGTTCAACTCCGTGAAGTGACGTGCACAGTCTGCAGTGTGTAG
- the LOC117292108 gene encoding ribosomal protein S6 kinase delta-1-like: MAAPSGRSKDTWIRSFLVTDPTTHQKGFTVYKVTYRAFSLNKPEDVTEIVVWKRYNDFKKLNKALSLLHYNLRRPEKFPVFAKAKFFGRFDDEVVEERRQSALRLLEFVVSIPPLTRSNYFRSFFEGGEEVALRQSPHREILQPKKVSPEFTSGKSQSPGHSHYDSGASTPSEGRDHVLLTEGQPSPSLGGVWLHRQNEEDVSEYGTVEYDDDDDDRTTFSEDSVPSTPLPQLQELSFFDPLSDTEPPGVTSEGSSIPQSNSWLFQAMDMCAVLNEESQDSQENSTAANSTTDLSSDSGITINFTKAPTEAPPVQLTPTNESNWKGQENQEGWTVVPPESSDDSKDARNSMARAYLHCIRAQQAAERDAMYTDGGIVDSRSPQAKPGLDETDNRGVAGMTIGGAEDYLYQAAYHISLALDNETNGNYQAAFDLYKSGVGVLLKGVIGDDNKTRREAVRRKTAQYLMKAEDLYNQYLSAEVTNYKRWESEHPCIDVDPRSAHLRGSEEELKNYKVLGLIDSVLLVLDSISYQTFIIKVLQKCSVATKRTIAVPAYCSYVAKLYKFIETDNAIYLILEHASGGKLWNYASGYLSHGAEKSVNQAMVSSLERSIGSCGSRRSRHSTTSSKDDKKQKEEICEENVFREPEMNPQGLIRSLENQQQVSVGGQESEGRGNSYANLMIDYVEKPNQEVLTPDPIASEFAELDIQDTEANLNDLVKQCSQYDIVYNDVNEATRNWGGETNGQTNGGLSIPSRNVQDFNSNAPINLFSIDSQESPGSELHSVGSDDKTAFAFESPKGSPKAGPVVDEVFSNVGPVVDEVFSNVERIDSDDVKSQPALSSWVDHNPEDVIADAMKVMQDLEQEDELDFNLIPLNSTASEVTESNSLISPSTTKLDTLPDTSGFATAMTDEMTSSQPGTDLAEFFDTNTVASTVPFAESFPRPTPLQHSMSMQEQGVSRASPLSQRKYSNPMDFKVRSATFEEKRPDNGLSSLLKVDPSIDDGGFGSASVWETSKADASRSEPNLSRMLSEAASSRGTDTLEPDQPGRNSNKPPLPQDLYVKTSEMFSNQTNPPLLPSVTTPSSLSPNQESIDTTLNSSCESTPKHTIYSPDWDSGTVMDSPPIESPDQHTANQKTTIANSDVYANVSLSDMDRTKDDSDITPTHNGALLRKTISPPSANDTKKPAPIINPRDAPLPSLSTLFSQMDEQVKVTKSNTLPESCVRLWAAEILLALTDLHAVGIICQDLRPDNILLAEGGHIRLTYFSQWQYVERTLNPFAKEHFYTAPEVNGIFNVTPTCDWWSFGALLYELLTGMSLHSCHLSGIGSHTQLIIPDHVSPEASSLIKQLLQANPNERLGSHRAGGAEEIRLHPFFKDVNWMSLQKSAHS; the protein is encoded by the exons ATGGCTGCTCCGTCCGGAAGATCAAAAGATACTTGGATTCGAAGCTTTCTGGTCACAGATCCAACCACACATCAAAAGGGATTTACAGTTTACAAAGTGACATACAGG gCTTTCTCCTTGAACAAACCAGAAGATGTGACTGAG ATTGTTGTGTGGAAACGTTACAATGACTTCAAGAAGCTCAACAAAGCATTGTCACTTCTCCATTACAACCTCCGTAGACCAGAAAAGTTTCCTGTGTTTGCCAAAGCAAAAttctttg GACGGTTTGATGATGAAGTCGTTGAGGAAAGACGTCAGAGTGCCCTTAGGCTTCTCGAGTTTGTTGTGAGCATCCCGCCCCTCACAAGAAGCAATTACTTCCGTAGCTTCTTTGAG ggtgGGGAGGAGGTTGCGCTAAGGCAGTCTCCACACAGAGAGATTCTACAGCCCAAGAAAGTTTCCCCCGAATTCACAAGTGGGAAGTCCCAGTCACCTGGTCACTCCCATTATGATTCAGGAGCCAGTACTCCATCAGAGGGGAGAGATCATGTGTTGCTTACAGAGGGGCAACCCAGCCCGTCTCTTGGCGGTGTGTGGCTCCATAGACAAAATGAAGAGGATGTGTCGGAGTATGGAACTGTTGAatatgatgatgacgatgacgatAGGACGACATTCAGCGAAGATTCTGTCCCGTCGACACCCTTACCACAACTTCAGGAATTGTCATTTTTTGATCCTCTGTCAGACACAG AACCTCCAGGGGTTACCAGCGAGGGGTCATCAATTCCTCAGAGCAATAGTTGGTTATTCCAGGCCATGGATATGTGTGCTGTCCTCAATGAAGAATCCCAAGACTCGCAGGAGAATTCCACTGCAGCAAACTCAACAACTGACCTGTCATCTGACAGTGGTATTACCATCAACTTCACTAAG GCTCCAACTGAAGCCCCGCCTGTCCAACTAACACCAACTAATGAATCTAACTGGAAGGGTCAAGAAAACCAGGAAGGCTGGACAGTGGTACCCCCAGAGTCCAGCGATGATTCTAAGGACGCTCGTAACTCGATGGCCAGAGCTTACCTGCACTGCATCAGAGCTCAACAGGCTGCTGAGAGGGACGCTATGTACACTGATGGTGGCATTGTGGATTCTCGTTCCCCACAG gCCAAACCAGGGCTTGATGAAACGGACAATAGAGGCGTGGCTGGAATGACAATAGGGGGTGCAGAAGACTATCTTTACCAGGCAGCTTACCACATCAGTCTTGCACTGGACAACGAGACTAATGGGAACTACCAAGCGGCCTTTGACCTCTACAAGTCGGGCGTTGGCGTGCTCCTAAAAGGTGTCATCG GCGATGACAATAAAACTCGTCGTGAGGCCGTACGGAGGAAGACGGCACAGTACCTCATGAAGGCAGAGGATTTATACAACCAATATCTATCAGCTGAAGTCACTAATTACAAGAGATGGGAG TCGGAGCATCCATGCATCGATGTTGATCCACGCTCAGCACATCTCAGGGGTTCGGAGGAGGAGCTCAAGAATTATAAGGTCCTTGGATTGATAGACTCTGTGCTGCTTGTTCTGGATTCAATCTCATATCAAACATTCATTATAAAG GTACTTCAGAAATGTTCAGTGGCTACCAAGCGTACAATCGCTGTGCCTGCCTACTGCAGCTACGTCGCCAAGCTTTACAAGTTCATCGAGACGGATAATGCAATCTATCTGATCCTGGAGCATGCAAGCGGGGGGAAGCTTTGGAACTATGCCAGTGGCTACCTGAGCCACGGGGCTGAAAAGTCCGTCAATCAAGCCATGGTGAGCAGCTTGGAGAGGAGCATCGGTAGCTGCGGATCACGAAGATCTAGACACAGTACGACGAGCTCAAAAGACGATAAGAAACAGAAAGAGGAGATTTGTGAGGAGAACGTCTTTCGAGAGCCTGAGATGAATCCACAAGGCTTGATCCGCTCCCTGGAGAATCAACAACAAGTGTCCGTTGGAGGCCAAGAATCAGAGGGTAGGGGTAACAGCTATGCAAATCTTATGATTGACTACGTTGAGAAACCCAACCAAGAGGTCCTAACGCCTGATCCCATCGCGAGTGAGTTCGCTGAACTGGATATTCAGGACACAGAGGCCAACTTGAATGATTTGGTCAAGCAATGCTCACAGTATGATATTGTTTATAACGACGTTAATGAGGCAACTCGTAATTGGGGTGGCGAGACAAATGGTCAAACCAACGGTGGATTGAGTATTCCCTCACGTAATGTTCAAGACTTTAACAGCAACGCTCCTATCAATTTATTTAGCATTGACAGTCAAGAGAGTCCTGGTAGTGAACTTCACAGTGTTGGCAGTGATGATAAGACTGCTTTCGCTTTTGAAAGCCCCAAAGGGAGTCCTAAAGCTGGACCTGTTGTTGACGAAGTGTTTAGTAACGTTGGGCCTGTTGTTGACGAAGTGTTTAGTAACGTTGAGCGCATTGATAGCGATGACGTCAAATCACAGCCAGCTTTGTCATCTTGGGTTGACCACAATCCTGAAGATGTCATAGCTGATGCCATGAAGGTCATGCAAGATTTAGAACAAGAGGATGAGCTTGATTTCAATCTCATACCTTTGAATAGCACTGCTTCAGAGGTCACAGAGTCCAACTCGTTAATATCACCAAGTACGACCAAACTTGACACCTTGCCCGACACAAGTGGATTTGCCACTGCCATGACCGATGAAATGACATCATCACAGCCTGGTACCGACCTTGCCGAGTTTTTTGACACTAATACTGTAGCAAGCACTGTCCCTTTTGCAGAGTCATTCCCTAGACCGACGCCGTTACAGCACAGTATGAGTATGCAGGAACAGGGAGTGTCTCGTGCCAGCCCTCTGAGCCAGAGGAAGTACTCCAATCCAATGGACTTCAAGGTTAGGAGTGCAACCTTTGAGGAGAAAAGGCCAGACAATGGGCTTTCCTCTCTACTGAAAGTGGACCCTAGTATTGATGATGGTGGCTTTGGATCGGCCTCTGTGTGGGAGACAAGTAAGGCTGATGCGAGTAGGAGTGAGCCTAACCTCAGTAGGATGCTTAGTGAAGCTGCCTCATCAAGAGGTACTGATACCTTAGAACCTGATCAACCTGGGAGGAATTCAAATAAACCACCCCTGCCACAAGATCTTTACGTCAAAACTAGTGAAATGTTCTCTAACCAAACGAACCCTCCCTTACTGCCCTCTGTCACAACACCAAGCAGTTTATCCCCAAATCAGGAGAGTATAGATACCACATTAAACAGCTCATGTGAATCCACGCCTAAGCACACTATATACTCCCCCGATTGGGACAGCGGGACTGTCATGGACTCCCCACCCATTGAAAGCCCCGACCAGCACACAGCCAATCAGAAGACGACCATTGCCAACTCTGATGTTTATGCGAATGTGAGCCTTTCTGATATGGATAGGACAAAAGACGACAGTGACATCACCCCGACCCACAATGGTGCACTGTTGCGTAAAACCATATCCCCGCCATCCGCCAATGATACAAAGAAACCCGCTCCAATAATCAATCCACGCGATGCACCCTTGCCGTCTCTCTCGACCCTTTTCTCACAAATGGACGAGCAGGTGAAAGTTACTAAATCCAACACCCTTCCAGAATCCTGCGTTCGACTATGGGCTGCCGAGATACTCCTTGCCCTGACAGACCTACACGCAGTGGGTATCATCTGTCAAGATCTACGGCCGGATAACATCCTTCTGGCCGAGGGTGGACACATCAGACTGACATACTTCAGCCAGTGGCAGTACGTCGAGAGGACGCTGAATCCATTCGCCAAGGAACATTTTTACACTGCACCTGAAGTGAATGGGATTTTTAATGTGACACCTACGTGTGACTGGTGGAGTTTTGGAGCTTTACTTTATGAACTGCTTACTGGAATG TCTCTGCATAGTTGTCATCTGAGTGGGATTGGCTCCCACACTCAACTCATCATCCCTGACCATGTATCACCAGAGGCTAGCAGCTTAATcaaacag tTATTACAAGCCAACCCCAATGAGAGGCTGGGCAGCCATCGAGCAGGAGGAGCTGAGGAGATTCGTCTCCATCCATTCTTTAAGGATGTCAACTGGATGAGTCTACAGAAATCGGCTCATTCGTAA